A window of Ictidomys tridecemlineatus isolate mIctTri1 chromosome 15, mIctTri1.hap1, whole genome shotgun sequence contains these coding sequences:
- the LOC101974365 gene encoding uncharacterized protein LOC101974365: MISSQGVLTFRDVVIRFSEEEWKCLNPAQQALYKDVMLENFRNLVFVDFLQFCSNVCSLDKIQRANVNTVMIEKREQTGKYEKICINDETGVAFAVRCNLSKLEGTSVAQESHEHKETWEYTNKRSDPPNTQRSPLTHNHEKWGKCVKVINEWPKALTHSNVQMKDRSYECKKYSELFNQFSVCTDHEKINTMEMSNTHTGEKYRESPDESSNQIGSNTICTQEDPWTIKECDESFTPCLNLVQQQNIRNEEKLHKIEDCKTFINNSSHHEVHKSIHAGEKPYKNKECGKNYISSSELLSHQRIHTVEKHYNSEESGKVYMCSTQLVHPKLLHTGEKPYTCKHCAKTFKCTSSLVIHQRIHTGEKPYKCKDCGKAYICSSQLNIHKRTHTGEKPYKCESCEKAFAHSSSLAVHQRIHTGEKPYTCKHCAKTFKCTSSLVIHQRIHTGEKPYKCKDCGKAYICSSQLNIHKRTHTGEKPYKCESCEKAFAHSSSLAVHQRIHTGEKPHKCNECGKTFIRSSALNFAIHKRTHTGEKPYKCNECGKSFKCSSHLNVHKRIHTGEKSYKCESCGKAFARSSYLAVHQRIHTGEKPHKCSECGKRFIRSSTLNVHQRIHTGEKPHKCNDCGKAFSSSSYLAVHQRIHTGDKPYHCKDCGKTFIVSSELQRHQRIHTGEKYYKCQECGKAFNYSSQFAIHKRTHTGEKPHKCNGCGKAFVSSYNLSVHKRIHTGEKSYKCESCGKAFAHSSSLAVHQRIHTREKHYK; encoded by the exons ATGATTTCTTCTCAGGGTGTGCTGACATTCAGGGATGTGGTCATAAGATTCTCCGAGGAAGAGTGGAAGTGCCTAAACCCTGCTCAGCAGGCTTTGTACAAggatgtgatgctggagaacttcAGGAACCTTGTCTTTGTGG ACTTCCTTCAGTTCTGTTCAAATGTCTGCAGTTTGGATAAAATTCAGAGGGCCAATGTCAACACAGTGATGATTGAGAAAAGAGAACAAACTGGTAAGTATGAGAAAATTTGCATCAATGATGAAACTGGGGTGGCATTTGCTGTTCGATGTAACCTAAGTAAATTGGAGGGCACTTCTGTTGCACAGGAGAGCCATGAACACAAGGAAACATGGGAATACACTAACAAAAGATCAGATCCACCTAACACACAGAGATCTCCTTTGACACATAACCATGAAAAGTGGGGGAAATGTGTAAAAGTCATCAATGAATGGCCAAAAGCTCTTACCCATTCTAATGTCCAGATGAAAGACAGATCTTATGAATGTAAGAAATACAGTGAACTATTTAATCAGTTCTCAGTGTGTACAGACCATGAGAAAATCAATACCATGGAAATGTCCAATACACATACAGGTGAAAAATACAGGGAAAGCCCTGATGAGTCATCAAACCAAATTGGATCTAATACAATATGCACCCAAGAAGATCCATGGACAATCAAGGAATGTGATGAATCATTTACACCATGTTTAAATCTTGTACAACAGCAGAACATCAGGAATGAAGAGAAACTTCATAAAATAGAAGATTGTAAAACTTTCATTAATAATTCCTCACATCATGAGGTACATAAGAGTATCCATgcaggagagaaaccctacaagaataaagaatgtggcaaaaacTATATTTCTTCCTCAGAACTGCTTTCTCATCAGAGAATCCACACGGTAGAGAAACATTACAATTCTGAAGAGAGTGGGAAAGTATATATGTGTTCCACACAACTTGTTCATCCTAAGCTActccatactggagagaaaccatacaCATGTAAGCATTGTGCAAAGACTTTTAAATGTACCTCAAGCCTTGTTATTCATCAGAGAATCCACACGGGAGAaaaaccatacaaatgtaaagattgtggcaaagcctACATTTGTTCCTCACAGTTAAATATTCATAAGAGAACGCATacaggagagaaaccctacaaatgtgaaAGTTGTGAAAAGGCTTTTGCTCATTCCTCATCTCTTGCTGTGCatcagagaatccatactggagagaaaccatacaCATGTAAGCATTGTGCAAAGACTTTTAAATGTACCTCAAGCCTTGTTATTCATCAGAGAATCCATACGGGAGAaaaaccatacaaatgtaaagattgtggcaaagcctACATTTGTTCCTCACAGTTAAATATTCATAAGAGAACgcatacaggagagaagccctacaaatgtgaaagTTGTGAAAAGGCTTTTGCTCATTCCTCATCTCTTGCTGTGCatcagagaatccatactggagagaaacctcaCAAATGTAATGAGTGTGGCAAAACTTTCATTCGTTCCTCAGCCTTAAAT TTTGCTATTCAtaagagaactcacactggagagaaaccttacaAATGTAATGAGTGTGGCAAATCCTTCAAATGTTCCTCACACTTAAATGTGCATAAGAGAATACATACAGGAGAGAAATCATACAAATGTGAAAGTTGTGGAAAGGCTTTTGCTCGTTCATCATATCTTGCTGTGCatcagagaatccatactggagagaaacctcaCAAATGTAGTGAGTGTGGCAAACGTTTCATTCGTTCCTCAACCTTAAATGTGCatcagagaatccatactggtGAGAAACCTCACAAATGTAatga TTGTGGAAAGGCTTTTTCTAGTTCATCATATCTTGCTGTGCatcagagaatccatactggagataAACCCTATCATTGTAAAGATTGTGGGAAAACCTTCATTGTTTCCTCAGAACTTCAAAGGcatcagagaatccacactggagagaaataTTACAAATGtcaagaatgtggaaaagcttttaattATTCTTCACAGTTTGCTATTCATAagagaactcatactggagagaaacctcaCAAATGTAATGGCTGTGGCAAAGCTTTCGTTTCTTCCTATAACTTAAGTGTGCATAAGAGAATACATACAGGAGAGAAATCCTACAAATGTGAAAGTTGTGGAAAGGCTTTTGCTCATTCCTCATCTCTTGCTGTGCATCAGAGAATCCACACTAGAGAGAAACATTACAAATGA